One Flammeovirga agarivorans DNA window includes the following coding sequences:
- a CDS encoding GntR family transcriptional regulator produces the protein MEFKNTKSIFTQIGDDVKDKIMDGEYVEEGKIPSTRELAGIVGVNPNTTIKAYAVLQQEGIIYTQRGKGYFVSQGAKDTIVKSRKSEFLTEVLPETVDHAHKLGITFNELKDYLKDLYHEEK, from the coding sequence ATGGAATTTAAAAACACAAAAAGCATTTTTACTCAAATTGGGGATGATGTAAAAGATAAAATAATGGATGGTGAGTATGTTGAAGAAGGGAAAATTCCTTCTACAAGAGAGTTAGCAGGTATTGTTGGAGTAAACCCCAATACTACGATTAAGGCGTATGCAGTACTGCAACAAGAAGGTATCATTTATACTCAGAGAGGCAAAGGATACTTTGTAAGCCAAGGAGCAAAAGACACTATAGTGAAAAGTAGAAAATCAGAATTTCTTACTGAGGTTTTACCAGAAACTGTAGATCATGCTCATAAATTGGGAATCACATTCAACGAACTAAAAGACTATCTAAAAGACTTATACCATGAAGAAAAGTAA
- a CDS encoding ABC transporter ATP-binding protein, whose amino-acid sequence MIKLEKINKYFQTEEVQTQALKDVNLHVKEGEFIAIMGPSGCGKSTLLNVIGLLESPTSGSYQLDGKEVADYKESQRTNLRKGNIGFVFQNFHLINQLTVSENVMLPLAYLDLSKTDRKKKVEDVLDRLKISHRRNHYPQQLSGGQQQRVGICRAVVAQPKLILADEPTGNLDSKNGQEVMELLTELNRQGATIVMVTHSQRDANYAHRVISLLDGEIVTEVENEIDLF is encoded by the coding sequence ATGATCAAGCTAGAAAAAATCAATAAGTATTTTCAAACTGAAGAAGTACAAACGCAGGCGCTGAAAGATGTTAACCTACATGTAAAAGAAGGAGAATTTATTGCCATTATGGGTCCTTCGGGGTGTGGTAAATCTACCTTACTTAATGTTATTGGTTTATTAGAAAGTCCTACTTCTGGTAGTTATCAGTTAGATGGAAAAGAAGTAGCCGACTACAAGGAATCACAACGTACCAATCTCCGAAAAGGAAATATTGGCTTTGTCTTTCAAAACTTCCATTTGATTAACCAACTGACTGTTTCTGAAAATGTCATGCTTCCATTAGCCTATCTGGACCTTAGTAAAACAGATAGAAAAAAGAAGGTGGAAGATGTACTCGATCGTTTAAAAATTAGCCATAGAAGAAATCATTATCCGCAACAATTATCGGGTGGTCAGCAACAAAGAGTGGGAATTTGTAGAGCTGTAGTTGCTCAACCTAAGTTGATATTGGCCGATGAACCAACAGGTAATCTAGATTCTAAAAATGGTCAGGAAGTAATGGAGTTACTCACAGAATTAAATCGTCAGGGGGCAACTATCGTCATGGTGACGCACTCACAAAGAGATGCAAACTATGCACACCGTGTGATTTCTTTATTGGATGGGGAAATCGTTACTGAAGTTGAAAACGAAATTGATTTATTCTAA
- a CDS encoding efflux RND transporter periplasmic adaptor subunit produces MDTVIQEKKKIKGKYFQWLGFIASAFVLIAYLIISINDTSTIVIGKNKLQISEVKQEKFHDYINSKGKVQPKQTIYLDAVEGGRVKEIIAKEGSKVNKGEVIIELENNELYQQILNSEVALAEKENYLRNTRISFRNDMIQSKKNLLDSDYQLKRAKRNYEQQKRLLTKGLVPEEDFIKAKEDYEYQESMLEINWMKLKNDSLLQVTTMQTLEEDLVKMRETLKLVRSRLEHLKVTASTEAHLGNLDAEIGQSIQKGQHLGILYDLSDAKIIADIDERYITKVKKGLKGTFQYQNKNYSLVVDRVYPEVNDAVFKVELLFDHDKPLDLRTGQTTYVKLDLDDPVDALTIKKGNFYSETAGRWVYVISKDGTYAQKREIKIGAQNTSKYQIIRGLKAGEKVIISKYDQLGGYDKVVFK; encoded by the coding sequence ATGGATACCGTAATTCAAGAGAAAAAAAAGATCAAAGGTAAATACTTTCAATGGTTAGGTTTTATCGCTTCTGCTTTCGTATTGATAGCCTATTTAATTATTTCAATCAATGATACTTCAACCATTGTTATCGGTAAAAATAAGCTTCAGATTTCTGAAGTAAAGCAAGAAAAATTTCATGATTATATAAATTCTAAAGGCAAAGTACAGCCAAAACAAACTATCTATTTAGATGCTGTAGAAGGTGGTCGAGTAAAAGAAATTATTGCTAAAGAAGGTAGCAAAGTCAACAAAGGAGAGGTAATTATAGAGTTGGAAAACAATGAACTTTACCAACAAATACTGAATAGTGAAGTCGCATTAGCAGAGAAAGAAAACTACCTCAGAAATACCCGTATCTCTTTTAGAAATGACATGATTCAATCTAAGAAAAACCTATTGGATAGCGATTATCAACTTAAAAGAGCTAAACGAAATTACGAACAACAAAAGCGATTACTCACCAAAGGATTGGTTCCGGAAGAAGACTTTATTAAAGCTAAAGAAGATTATGAATATCAAGAAAGCATGTTAGAGATCAATTGGATGAAATTGAAAAATGATTCTCTATTACAAGTAACTACCATGCAAACTCTCGAAGAAGATTTAGTAAAAATGAGAGAAACATTAAAACTAGTACGTTCACGTTTAGAGCATTTAAAAGTGACTGCTTCAACGGAAGCACATTTGGGAAATTTAGATGCTGAAATCGGTCAATCTATACAAAAAGGACAACACCTCGGTATTCTATATGATTTATCCGATGCTAAAATAATCGCGGATATAGACGAACGGTATATTACCAAAGTGAAAAAAGGATTGAAAGGAACATTTCAATATCAAAACAAAAACTATTCATTAGTGGTCGATCGAGTATACCCTGAAGTAAATGATGCTGTCTTTAAGGTAGAACTATTATTTGACCATGACAAACCATTAGATCTTAGAACAGGACAAACTACTTATGTAAAATTAGACTTGGATGATCCTGTTGATGCCTTAACCATAAAGAAAGGAAATTTCTACAGCGAGACTGCTGGAAGATGGGTATATGTTATATCTAAAGACGGTACTTATGCACAAAAAAGAGAAATAAAAATTGGAGCTCAAAACACTTCAAAATATCAGATTATTAGAGGTTTAAAAGCTGGAGAAAAGGTAATCATTTCAAAATATGATCAATTAGGCGGCTACGACAAAGTTGTCTTTAAATAA
- a CDS encoding ABC transporter ATP-binding protein has protein sequence MVSINSLQFSYSNKATIIDQLNLDLDTGKIVGLLGKNGAGKSTFFKLLSGLLEPNKGSIDVLSEIPFKRKPSFLSKLFLVPEEFELPPISIKSFVESTSVFYPRFDKGLMAELLSKFELNDELNLKGLSYGQKKKVIIAFSLATKAELILMDEPTNGLDIPSKAIFRKIMAGHFEEDQLIMISTHQVKDIDTIIDHLIVLDKGGVIYNESIFDLTQKYDFLKVPQIKVAETLYAEQVLGGYKTIAPKQDQEDTQVDLELFFNALMNDFTKFI, from the coding sequence ATGGTGTCAATTAATTCTCTTCAATTTAGTTACTCTAATAAAGCGACTATCATCGACCAACTTAATTTAGATCTGGATACAGGTAAAATTGTTGGTTTGTTAGGAAAAAATGGTGCTGGTAAAAGTACCTTTTTTAAACTTCTAAGTGGTCTATTAGAACCCAATAAAGGAAGTATTGATGTTTTAAGTGAAATCCCATTTAAAAGAAAGCCTTCCTTCCTATCGAAACTATTTTTAGTTCCGGAAGAATTCGAACTTCCTCCTATCTCGATTAAAAGCTTTGTTGAAAGCACATCTGTATTTTATCCTAGGTTTGATAAAGGCTTAATGGCTGAACTGCTGAGTAAGTTTGAACTTAACGATGAGCTAAATCTTAAAGGGTTGTCTTATGGTCAGAAGAAAAAAGTAATTATTGCCTTCTCATTGGCCACAAAAGCCGAGTTAATTCTAATGGATGAACCGACCAACGGGTTAGATATACCTTCTAAAGCGATTTTTAGAAAAATTATGGCAGGTCACTTTGAAGAAGATCAACTGATTATGATTTCCACTCATCAGGTAAAAGATATCGATACAATTATCGATCACTTGATAGTATTGGATAAAGGTGGAGTAATCTATAACGAATCTATTTTTGATTTAACTCAAAAGTACGATTTCCTTAAAGTTCCTCAGATCAAAGTCGCAGAAACCTTATATGCGGAACAAGTGCTTGGAGGGTATAAAACAATCGCTCCAAAACAAGACCAAGAAGATACTCAAGTAGATCTTGAACTTTTCTTTAATGCTTTAATGAACGACTTCACAAAATTTATCTAG
- a CDS encoding pyridoxal-phosphate dependent enzyme produces MNKPHDLISLIGNTPLVKVNAIDTGKCELYLKLENQNPGGSIKDRIALSMIENAEKDGTIKPGDTIIEATAGNTGLGLALIAILKGYKLILVMPDKMSKEKVAHLKAMGVQVLMTRSDVGKGHPEYYQDMALRISREKGYHFINQFSNQYNSLAHELTTAPEIYEQMGQDVDAVVAGVGSSGTISGMAAYFKKVSPETDLVLADPEGSILKDYIDTGKFGEAGSWYVEGIGEDFIPDIADFSQTRTAYSITDKESFVTAREVLLKEGILAGSSSGTLIAAALKYCLEQTEPKRVVTFVCDSGNKYFSKLFNDHWMKEKGFIEKEVFGDLRDLISNYYSQGDVVTASIEDTLLDAYKKMKMYDISQLPIMDGDEILGIIDESDILFSVYEDETAFERFAAEHMTSNLVVVQVSDSIDRLMEIFRDGMVAILMNDKKFVGLITKIDVLNHLREQTANDKGKG; encoded by the coding sequence ATGAACAAACCACATGATCTTATATCATTAATTGGTAATACTCCTTTAGTTAAAGTCAATGCTATAGATACTGGCAAGTGCGAGTTATATCTAAAACTAGAAAATCAAAACCCGGGTGGTTCTATCAAAGACCGTATTGCTTTGAGCATGATCGAAAATGCTGAGAAAGATGGTACGATAAAACCTGGAGATACTATTATTGAAGCTACTGCTGGTAATACAGGATTAGGACTAGCTTTAATTGCTATTCTCAAAGGATATAAACTGATTCTAGTAATGCCTGACAAAATGAGTAAGGAAAAAGTAGCTCATTTAAAAGCAATGGGAGTACAGGTGTTAATGACAAGATCTGATGTGGGTAAAGGGCATCCTGAATATTATCAGGACATGGCTTTAAGAATTTCAAGAGAAAAAGGTTATCACTTTATTAATCAGTTTTCAAATCAGTACAATTCTTTAGCACATGAATTAACTACAGCGCCAGAAATTTACGAACAAATGGGGCAAGATGTAGATGCTGTAGTAGCTGGTGTAGGATCTTCGGGTACTATTTCTGGTATGGCTGCCTACTTTAAAAAAGTAAGTCCAGAAACAGATTTAGTTTTAGCAGATCCTGAGGGTTCTATATTAAAGGACTATATCGATACAGGAAAATTTGGAGAAGCAGGTTCTTGGTATGTGGAAGGAATTGGTGAAGACTTTATTCCAGACATTGCTGATTTCTCTCAGACAAGAACAGCCTATTCTATTACAGATAAAGAGAGTTTTGTTACTGCAAGAGAAGTGTTATTAAAAGAAGGTATCCTAGCAGGTTCTTCTTCTGGTACATTGATCGCTGCAGCTTTAAAATATTGTCTAGAACAAACAGAACCAAAACGAGTAGTGACGTTTGTTTGCGATAGCGGCAATAAATATTTCTCAAAACTATTTAATGATCATTGGATGAAAGAGAAAGGGTTTATCGAAAAAGAGGTATTCGGAGATCTTCGTGATTTGATCTCTAATTATTATTCGCAGGGCGATGTTGTCACTGCAAGCATCGAAGACACATTATTAGATGCTTACAAAAAAATGAAAATGTACGATATCTCTCAGCTTCCAATTATGGATGGGGATGAAATCTTGGGGATTATCGACGAATCAGATATTTTATTTAGTGTGTATGAAGACGAAACGGCATTTGAACGTTTTGCTGCTGAACACATGACTTCCAACCTTGTTGTTGTACAAGTATCAGATAGTATCGACCGATTGATGGAAATCTTCAGAGACGGTATGGTGGCAATCTTAATGAACGACAAGAAGTTTGTTGGTTTAATCACAAAAATTGATGTCTTAAACCATCTAAGAGAACAAACAGCCAACGACAAAGGAAAAGGATAA
- the recA gene encoding recombinase RecA, protein MAADKGQSTEKLKALETTIAKLEKQFGKGAVMKMTDDNVEEVPVISTGSLGLDLALGVGGIPKGRIIEIYGPESSGKTTLTLHIIAEAQKQGGMAAFIDAEHAFDKIYAEKLGIDMERLLVAQPDHGEQALEIAEQLVRSGAIDVLVVDSVAALVPKAELEGDMGDSKMGLHARLMSQALRKITGAISKTNCSAIFINQLREKIGVMFGNPETTTGGNALKYYASVRLDIRRIGAIKESADNVTGNRTRVKVQKNKVAPPFKQTEFDILYGEGISRAGEVLDMAVDFDIVNKAGSWFSYSGSKLGQGRETVKELIKSNPELMEELEEKIRTKVFGHGTEEEVVEETAE, encoded by the coding sequence ATGGCTGCGGATAAAGGGCAAAGCACAGAAAAGTTAAAAGCATTAGAAACTACTATTGCTAAATTGGAAAAACAGTTCGGTAAAGGAGCTGTAATGAAAATGACTGATGATAATGTAGAAGAGGTTCCTGTAATCTCAACTGGTTCATTAGGTCTTGATTTAGCGTTAGGTGTAGGAGGTATTCCTAAAGGTCGTATCATTGAGATCTACGGTCCGGAATCTTCTGGTAAAACTACTTTGACACTTCACATTATTGCTGAAGCACAAAAGCAAGGTGGTATGGCTGCATTTATTGATGCGGAACATGCTTTTGATAAAATCTATGCTGAGAAATTAGGTATCGATATGGAACGCCTATTAGTAGCTCAGCCAGACCATGGTGAACAAGCTTTAGAAATTGCAGAACAATTAGTTCGTTCAGGTGCAATTGATGTATTAGTTGTTGACTCAGTTGCAGCATTAGTACCAAAAGCAGAATTAGAAGGTGATATGGGTGATAGTAAAATGGGTCTTCATGCTCGTTTAATGTCACAAGCATTACGTAAAATCACGGGTGCCATCTCAAAAACAAATTGTTCAGCGATCTTCATTAACCAATTAAGAGAGAAAATTGGTGTAATGTTCGGTAACCCTGAAACAACAACAGGTGGTAATGCATTAAAATACTATGCTTCTGTACGTTTAGATATTCGTCGTATCGGTGCGATCAAAGAATCTGCTGATAACGTAACTGGTAACCGTACAAGAGTGAAAGTTCAAAAGAACAAAGTAGCACCTCCATTCAAACAAACTGAATTTGATATCCTTTATGGTGAAGGTATCTCAAGAGCAGGTGAAGTTTTAGATATGGCAGTTGACTTTGATATTGTGAATAAAGCAGGATCTTGGTTCTCATATAGCGGTTCTAAATTAGGACAAGGTAGAGAAACTGTAAAAGAACTGATCAAATCTAATCCAGAGCTAATGGAGGAATTAGAAGAAAAGATCAGAACAAAAGTTTTCGGTCATGGTACTGAAGAGGAAGTAGTTGAAGAAACTGCAGAATAA
- a CDS encoding TolC family protein, which translates to MKKWIYYIVMLSVSTSVVAQKSWQLNECINYALENNLDIIQKELLVKQSGVDVKEAKWKFTPSFSGNVNGNFNAGRSIDPNTNGYINNQFFNNFGNLNMNFTVFQGFKLKNELQFQKYRQQASHYQLQDAQEQLVFEVMQAFYDVEYYFELWEITKDQIELSEKIVDRANTQKEVGLKAEADVVEMTAQLEKERLLSIQAFNNMMEAKAILINKMNFDRGINDLQLSFTNTVNKLNDFGTTEDLFSSFQLTSSQIQSQYLLLKGSEKDLKATKANYVPQLTMTASMNTGYSQTNKDSENNIIPYQDQLTNNLNQVVGFSIYIPIFQQNTIRLNVQRAKINQLEAENQLQKIRTETKRIVGNDLREWKALRVEIIQGEKVCSSAQVAYKVALQKYDEGLIDIINLLTVKQKLGQADLDLLLSRLKCQTKEKLLMFYQGNKFWL; encoded by the coding sequence ATGAAAAAGTGGATTTATTACATAGTAATGTTATCAGTATCAACATCTGTAGTTGCACAGAAAAGTTGGCAATTGAATGAATGTATCAATTATGCTTTAGAGAATAACCTAGATATTATTCAAAAAGAATTGTTGGTAAAACAAAGTGGGGTAGATGTCAAAGAAGCAAAATGGAAATTCACTCCCAGTTTTAGTGGTAACGTTAATGGGAATTTCAATGCAGGGAGATCTATTGATCCTAATACTAATGGATATATCAACAATCAGTTCTTCAATAATTTTGGCAACCTCAATATGAACTTTACTGTTTTTCAAGGCTTTAAATTGAAGAACGAATTACAATTTCAAAAGTATCGACAACAAGCTTCTCATTATCAATTACAGGACGCACAAGAGCAATTAGTCTTTGAAGTGATGCAAGCATTTTATGATGTAGAATACTACTTCGAATTATGGGAAATCACAAAAGATCAAATAGAGCTTTCTGAAAAAATCGTTGATAGAGCCAATACTCAAAAAGAAGTGGGGTTAAAAGCTGAGGCCGATGTTGTAGAAATGACAGCACAGTTAGAAAAAGAAAGATTACTGTCTATTCAAGCTTTTAATAACATGATGGAAGCAAAGGCCATCCTTATCAATAAAATGAATTTCGATAGGGGTATAAATGATTTACAATTGAGCTTTACTAACACTGTGAATAAACTAAATGATTTTGGAACAACTGAAGATCTTTTTTCAAGTTTTCAACTTACTTCTTCACAAATACAATCTCAATATCTACTACTTAAAGGGAGTGAAAAAGATTTAAAAGCTACGAAAGCCAATTATGTTCCACAACTTACGATGACTGCATCGATGAATACGGGTTATTCACAAACCAATAAAGACTCGGAGAATAATATTATACCGTATCAAGACCAACTAACTAATAACCTCAATCAAGTAGTGGGGTTCAGTATATACATTCCCATTTTCCAACAAAATACTATACGTTTAAATGTACAACGGGCTAAGATAAACCAATTGGAAGCAGAAAATCAGCTGCAAAAAATTAGAACTGAAACTAAGCGTATAGTAGGTAACGATTTAAGAGAGTGGAAAGCTTTAAGGGTAGAAATTATCCAAGGAGAAAAAGTTTGTTCTTCTGCACAGGTTGCCTATAAAGTAGCCTTACAAAAATATGACGAAGGACTTATTGATATCATCAATTTATTAACAGTAAAACAAAAACTGGGACAGGCAGACTTGGATCTTTTGCTCTCCCGATTGAAGTGTCAGACCAAAGAAAAATTACTGATGTTTTACCAAGGCAATAAATTCTGGCTTTAA
- a CDS encoding BCCT family transporter, producing the protein MKLSFNQWSIIISILIGCLFILFPEATTNILDHVINAILHSLDRFLLWIVTGILILCLIIGFSPLGNKKLGDQPPEFSTFSWVAMLFAAGMGSGLIFWGVAEPIYHLQSPLNTDHSPMMALSITNFHWGIHAWAVYAFSGLIIAWFSYNRGRGMNISSTFSDSTTRKAFQSFDMLAVMAIIFGVAGTLANSIALIQTGVEHLVPYDITGLPFRLIVLLFISIAFMLSSVSGLQKGVKTLSDFNVILALLILLIIFLMSSPFDTLKLFVEVSISYFKDLPLLSFILPESARKWSQSWTIIYFLWWIAWAPFTGLFIARISKGRTIREFLFSIIGYPTIITIFWFTVFGGNGLFSDQVATLQSVINENYTNGLFVFLEGLPFGTTLSFLCILLLVTFVITSADSAIFVTAALTGNSSKVNKIIWSVLLLGISSALLIKNNVDLNKVIAITGAIPFTFILLFQGIMFFRDIFKK; encoded by the coding sequence ATGAAATTATCATTTAACCAATGGAGTATTATTATTAGTATTCTTATTGGATGCCTATTTATTTTATTCCCTGAAGCTACAACCAATATTTTAGATCATGTAATTAATGCCATTTTACATTCTCTTGATCGATTTTTACTATGGATAGTTACTGGCATTTTAATTCTCTGTTTGATTATTGGTTTCTCTCCATTGGGAAATAAAAAACTTGGTGATCAACCTCCTGAATTTTCTACATTTTCCTGGGTAGCTATGCTATTTGCTGCAGGCATGGGAAGTGGGTTAATTTTTTGGGGTGTAGCAGAACCTATCTATCATTTACAATCTCCTCTAAATACAGATCACTCTCCAATGATGGCATTGTCTATCACTAATTTCCATTGGGGGATTCATGCATGGGCTGTATATGCTTTCTCAGGATTAATCATTGCTTGGTTTTCCTATAATAGAGGCAGGGGTATGAATATCTCTTCAACTTTTAGTGATAGTACTACTCGGAAAGCATTTCAATCGTTCGATATGCTTGCTGTTATGGCGATTATTTTCGGAGTAGCTGGAACCTTAGCCAATTCTATTGCACTTATTCAAACCGGTGTAGAACATTTAGTCCCTTATGACATTACTGGACTTCCATTTCGTTTAATTGTACTTCTATTTATTTCCATTGCTTTTATGCTATCCTCAGTTAGTGGTCTTCAAAAAGGGGTGAAAACTTTGAGTGATTTCAATGTCATTTTAGCATTACTGATTCTTCTTATCATTTTTCTAATGTCTTCTCCATTTGATACTCTGAAACTATTTGTTGAAGTATCTATTTCTTATTTCAAAGACTTGCCCTTATTATCTTTTATCTTACCTGAAAGTGCTAGAAAATGGTCTCAATCCTGGACGATTATTTACTTTTTATGGTGGATTGCTTGGGCTCCTTTTACAGGGTTATTTATTGCGAGAATTTCAAAAGGGCGAACCATAAGAGAATTCCTTTTTAGCATCATTGGATACCCCACTATTATTACAATTTTTTGGTTTACTGTTTTTGGTGGAAATGGTTTATTTAGCGATCAAGTGGCCACTCTACAAAGTGTCATAAATGAGAATTATACGAATGGACTCTTTGTGTTTCTTGAAGGATTACCTTTTGGAACTACTCTTTCCTTTTTATGTATTCTGCTACTCGTCACATTTGTAATTACAAGTGCAGACTCTGCCATTTTTGTCACTGCAGCTTTAACAGGAAATAGTTCTAAAGTGAATAAGATAATATGGTCAGTTTTACTTCTTGGAATCTCAAGTGCTTTATTAATTAAAAATAATGTTGACCTCAATAAAGTAATTGCTATTACTGGTGCTATACCTTTTACTTTTATTCTTCTTTTTCAAGGTATTATGTTCTTCAGAGATATTTTCAAAAAGTAA
- a CDS encoding ABC transporter permease encodes MYKLYLSLAIRNLIKNYQNTIINLLGLSLGLASALFIFLFFHLETNFDNFYKDSIYRITHKRTFYGNVDFSAQANYPEGGTFLEKVENINEMFMVSNPGQMPIYILDQRHEEVNTAVGAANYLDFFGMELIKGNDQEVLQTKNSTVISESFAKKVFGNDDPIGQELEIYGDKLSIDGIMPDRPANSHLQFDILLPLKWVSETNNAYLGWNGGWTFNVYIKLLHENQKEETIAAMDKILAGIFTQEDLSIKTSLQPIEEIHLDQGLSFEPSAPRSIESLWIIIAGGVIILVLSLLNFVVLYTAQKDEEIHSLTLMKIYGAHHRDLWISTCLEVFIMVGSAILISLLALNIALPFLNHQLVTRVFLSNYIPYIVGFYVTIGVVLTMLLSSLSLRGIKKTSLSRSLNGQTSIYSSKGKSEKVLLVLQFSTVFVLSCIGITVYQQHHYLLHRDLGFQHENVFTIDLSSAVPLDELNNFKQKILKKPGVEAVSMSSQMIGVGLTKNGYRLSDHDKTEILNALYVSNDFLKCFDIPLLEGENLHTNKKISDYQLLVNEAFTKLEGWKGLGTIVHRNGRDYEVVGVIPSIKFNSLTQQSGPLVITSSAKIDGWELDYINVKTSSPDPYKLSQELKEEFQKDFPNVRSFIYFYNDEIALNYASIKGQQQASFFFGCIALLIAISGLWGITRFSVLKRTKEMSIRRVNGASRIDVLLLFNKDYLQWITLSFLISIPLAYHFSADWMSTFPDRIDIDFITWSILGVGISGIAISTITIICWKVVNINPSKVLRDL; translated from the coding sequence ATGTATAAACTATATCTATCATTAGCGATCAGAAACCTGATCAAAAACTATCAAAATACCATCATAAACCTATTAGGGTTAAGTTTAGGGTTGGCAAGTGCTTTGTTCATTTTCCTATTCTTCCACCTAGAAACTAATTTTGATAACTTCTACAAAGACTCAATTTATAGGATCACACATAAAAGAACATTTTATGGAAATGTTGATTTTTCAGCACAGGCAAATTATCCCGAAGGAGGTACTTTTCTAGAAAAAGTAGAGAATATAAATGAAATGTTCATGGTGAGTAACCCAGGACAAATGCCAATTTATATTCTTGACCAACGACATGAAGAAGTAAATACTGCCGTTGGAGCGGCAAATTATCTTGATTTTTTTGGGATGGAATTGATCAAAGGAAATGATCAAGAGGTACTACAAACCAAAAATAGTACAGTTATATCTGAGTCTTTTGCAAAGAAGGTTTTTGGTAATGATGATCCCATAGGACAAGAGCTAGAAATATATGGAGATAAGCTATCAATTGATGGTATTATGCCCGATCGACCTGCCAATTCTCATTTACAGTTTGATATACTATTACCTTTAAAATGGGTGTCGGAAACTAATAATGCTTATTTGGGGTGGAATGGTGGTTGGACTTTTAACGTCTACATCAAATTGCTTCATGAAAATCAGAAAGAAGAAACAATAGCAGCTATGGATAAAATATTGGCTGGCATTTTTACTCAAGAAGATTTATCAATAAAAACAAGCTTACAACCCATTGAAGAAATACACTTGGATCAAGGATTGAGTTTTGAACCTAGTGCACCAAGAAGTATCGAAAGTTTATGGATTATTATTGCGGGTGGTGTAATCATTTTAGTATTATCTCTTTTGAACTTTGTAGTACTTTACACCGCTCAAAAAGATGAAGAAATTCATTCACTCACTTTAATGAAAATTTATGGTGCACATCACCGAGATTTATGGATTTCAACCTGCTTAGAAGTTTTTATTATGGTAGGCTCAGCGATTCTTATTTCTCTCCTTGCACTCAATATTGCTTTACCATTTTTAAACCACCAATTAGTAACAAGAGTATTTTTAAGCAACTACATTCCATACATTGTTGGGTTTTATGTTACCATTGGAGTAGTTCTTACTATGTTACTCAGTAGTCTATCACTACGAGGTATTAAAAAGACCTCTCTTTCGAGAAGTTTAAATGGTCAAACGAGTATTTATTCTTCAAAAGGTAAAAGTGAAAAAGTTCTATTGGTGCTACAGTTTTCAACAGTATTTGTCTTATCCTGTATTGGTATTACTGTTTATCAACAACATCATTATTTACTTCACAGAGACTTAGGTTTTCAACATGAAAATGTATTTACCATCGATTTATCTTCAGCAGTTCCATTAGATGAGTTGAATAATTTTAAACAAAAAATTCTAAAGAAACCTGGAGTAGAAGCTGTGAGTATGTCTTCTCAAATGATAGGAGTCGGGCTTACAAAAAATGGGTATAGATTAAGCGATCATGACAAAACTGAAATATTAAATGCTTTGTATGTGAGTAATGATTTTTTAAAGTGTTTTGATATACCTCTTTTAGAAGGTGAGAATCTTCATACCAATAAAAAAATAAGTGATTATCAATTATTGGTGAATGAAGCATTTACAAAATTGGAAGGCTGGAAAGGACTCGGTACCATTGTACACAGAAACGGTCGAGACTATGAGGTTGTAGGGGTGATTCCTTCGATTAAATTTAATTCACTCACCCAACAAAGTGGACCGTTGGTTATTACATCCTCAGCAAAAATTGATGGTTGGGAGTTAGATTATATCAATGTAAAAACATCTTCACCAGATCCTTATAAGTTATCACAAGAACTTAAAGAAGAGTTTCAAAAAGACTTTCCAAATGTTCGTTCTTTTATCTATTTCTACAATGATGAGATTGCATTAAACTATGCTTCCATTAAAGGGCAACAACAGGCTAGCTTTTTCTTTGGATGTATTGCATTACTCATTGCCATATCTGGGCTTTGGGGGATAACAAGGTTTTCTGTTCTTAAACGTACTAAAGAAATGAGTATTCGGAGAGTAAATGGTGCTTCTAGAATTGATGTTTTGTTACTCTTCAATAAAGATTATTTGCAATGGATTACTTTATCTTTTCTAATATCAATACCGTTGGCTTATCATTTTAGTGCGGATTGGATGTCTACATTTCCAGATCGAATTGATATTGATTTTATTACTTGGTCTATTCTTGGTGTTGGCATATCAGGTATAGCAATATCAACAATCACTATTATTTGTTGGAAGGTTGTCAATATTAATCCTTCAAAAGTATTGAGAGACCTTTAA